CTTCTTTAAACATTTTAATCAAGCTTATGTCAATGGTATCAATTGTTTTTGCAGGATTTGTTGTTAAGTATTCTTTAATAAGGTTTTTGATAAAATGACAAATCCAGGCGAAATAAAGTTAATTAGTGGTTCAAATTCGAGAAAGTTGATGGAGGCAATAGCTGGTTACTTAAAGATAGAGCCCTGTGCTCACGAAGTAACCAGATTTAAGGATGGGGAAATTCGGGTACAGATAAAGGAAAGCGTAAGAGGACACGACGTTTTTATAATTCAATCGACGGAGCCACCTGGAGATAATTTGTTAGAACTTTTGCTTCTGGTAGATGCTGCGAAAAGGGCTTCTGCAAAGCGAATAACCGCAGTTATGCCATACTTTGGCTACGCAAGACAGGATAGGAAAGACCAGCCGAGAGTTCCGATATCTGCTAAGCTTGTTGCTAATCTTATTCAGGTTGCCGGAACCTCAAGGGTTTTAACCCTTGATCTCCATGCCGACCAGATACAAGGTTTTTTTGACATCCCGGTGGATAATCTTTATGCAACGCCGGTCTTTAAAGAGTATTTTAATAATCTTGATCCTACTAAGGATGTGGTTGTCGCTCCGGATGTGGGGGCAACCAAGCGGGCGAGAGCCTTTGCACGGAGACTGGGCGATGTTCCCATCGCTCTTATAGATAAAAGAAGGCCTGAGCCGAATAAAGCAGAGGTTATGAATATCGTGGGTGACGTGAAGGGAAAAAGATGTCTAATAGTGGATGACATTATTGATACAGGAAATACCCTTGTTGAGGCCGTCAAGGCTCTATTAAATAAGGGGGCTGAAGAGGTTAAAGCGGTTGCCACTCATGCCCTCTTTTCTGATAATTGTGTAGAAAAGTTAGAAAAATCTGAACTTTCTGAAGTGGTTGTAACGGATTCTATTCCCAAGGTTTATCAGGTTAAAAGCAACAAAATAAAAGTACTTTCTGTTGCTCCTTTAATTGGGGAAGCAATCAGAAGAATACACGATGAGCTGTCTGTTAGCTCTTTGTTTATATAAATTTTAAAGGAGGATTTTATGGAACTTGAGGTGAGAATTAGGGAAAAAACAGGTAAAGAGACTTCTAAGAAACTTAGGAAAGGTGGTTGGATTCCTGCTGTTGTATATGGGGCCCATGAGGAAAATTTACACATTAGTGTGCCGTTGAAAGAGGTTCATGAGCTGATTAAAGAAACTCATGGTGAGGCGAAGGTAATTAAGCTGAAAGGTGAAAATTTGGAAAAAGAGGTTTTGTTGAAACATGTGGATAGAGATCCTGTAACTGGCGAGGTAATTCATGTTGATTTTCAAATAATTCATAAGGGCGAAGAAATTCAGATTGATATACCCGTTGAAATCCAGGGTAGCGCTAAGGGTACAAAGGTAGGGGGTATTTTAGAAGTGTTACATTGGCACATTCCCGTTCGGGGCGAGATAACCAAGATTCCACCTCATATAACCATAGATGTTACGAACCTGGACATACACGATTCAATACATGTAAAGGATTTAAAGATTGAAGGTGTTAAGATATTATTAAATCCCGAAGAGACCATAGTAACGGTCATACCTCCGAAGAGAATGGAGGAGGTTAAGGCAGAAGCGGCAGCTGAAGAGGCCCAACCTGTTGAGGGTGGAGAAGAGGAAAAAGAAGAATAGTTTGCTGGCGGATTGTGAAAATATTTCTGGTTGGAATTGGAAATCCAGGGCGGATTTATACGTTTACGAGGCATAATATAGGTCAACTCTTTGTTGATTTTGTTGCAGGGACCTTTGGAGTAAATTTCCAGCCTGGTAAAGGGGAATATTTGTTTGCCAAAAGAGGCGAACTTTTCCTTTTCAAGAGCCTGACTTACATGAACCTTTCAGGTACTGCCGTTAAAGACATTGTGGATGATTTTGGTGTTGATGTGAGTCAGGAGCTTTTTGTGTGCCATGACGACCTTGACATGGAACCATTCAGCGTTAAGGTAAAGTATGATGGCGGTTCAGGAGGACACCGGGGCATCGAATCTTGCATATTCCATTTAGAGACTGTTGACTTTTACAGAATCAAGTTTGGAATTGGTAAGCCACAAACCTTGGATCCAAAGGATTACGTTCTTTCTCAGTTATCGGAAGACGAATTGAATAAATTTAAAGATTCCTTTAAGATTGCTTTAGATGGCATCCTGAAGATGTTAAATGAGGGTAGGGATAAGGGTATAACATTCATTAACACCTACGGGAGAAGAATTAATAATGGATGACTTAAATTTCAGAGCATTTTATGATAAAGGTATAAAGCTTTACAGGGAAGGTAAGCTGTTTGAGGCCCGTTCCTATTTAAGGAGGGCGTATCTTATTTGGCCGTGGAATCAAAGGCTTGCAAAATTAATAAGTGAAATCGAAGAGAAATTATTGAACGAGAGCAAAAGTTTTACCAACCTAAAGGAGGAATAAGTATGCCTGATCTAAGACCAGGAATGGCAATCAAATACGAAGGAGAAATTTATCTCGTTGTGTCTTATCAGCACATTCATATGGGGAGGGGAGGCGCGACCATTAGGACGCGCCTAAAAAACTTAAAGACTGGTCAGGTGAAGGAGGTTAGTCTCAGAGAATCAGATTATTACGAAGAAGTTACCCTTGAAAGGAAACCTGCGCATCTCTCATATGTGGAAGGAGAAAATTATCATTTCCTTGAATCGGAAACCTTTGAAGATGTGACTTTTACTGCGGATCATTTAGGAGATGCAGTTTACTATTTAAGAGAAGGTGAAGAAGTGACCATTTTATACGTTGATGGAGTGCCTGTAAACATCGAACTTCCTACTTTTGTGGTTCTTGAAGTTGTAGAGACTGACCCTGGGCTTAGGGGCGATACCGCATCGGGTGGTTCAAAGCCTGCTAAATTGGAAACTGGCCTTGTGGTTCAAGTTCCGCTCTTTATTAAAATTGGAGATAAAATTAAAGTTGATACGAGAACTGGTGAATATTTAGAGAGGGCTTAGAGATGAATCTTGAAAAATTAAAGAGACTTCTGGAGTTTATGGAAGAGCATGACCTCCAGGAAATGGAGCTTAAAGGTTTATTTTATCATATAAAGCTCAGAAAAGCAGGGGAAACAAATTATATCCCTTTAGAACAGACAAATAAATCTGAAAAACAGACTATTGTTTCTTCAGGATCTGCTTCAGTTCAGCCTGCTGAGGCTAAAAAGGAGAGCGAAAACAACTATTATCAAATTCGTTCCCCGATGGTTGGGACCTTTTATCGTAGCCCGTCTCCTGGTGCAGAGCCCTATGTCAAAGAAGGCGATATCGTGAAAAAAGGGCAAGTCTTGTGTATAATAGAGGCGATGAAGGTGATGAATGAAATAGAGTCGGATGTAAATGGACGAATCGTTAAAGTACTAGTGGAAAACGGCAAGCCTGTTGAGTATAATCAACCCCTCTTTCTTGTGGATACCAACGTTTGAAAGTAGATCTTGACCTAATTAAAGGCGAAAGACTACTTAAACTTATTCTTTTATTAGATGGTGAAAAGTTTTATATAGTCGGAGGGTGCGTTAGAGACTTACTTCTCCATAAGTCTCTCAAAGATGTTGATATTGTTGTGGAGAGGCTTAACCGTTCTTTTATTAAAAATTTTTTATTGATTTTTGGCGCTGAAAGTTATTATAAAAGTCAATTTCTCACTTTTAAAATTGAAACGAGCAAAGGTATTTTTGATATTGCCAGAGCAAGGGGCGAGTATTACGAGGCGGCGGGTAAGTTGCCCCGAGTATATCCGGTATATGACATTGTGAAAGACTTGAAGAGAAGAGATTTTACAATAAATTCAATGGCTATAGAGCTTTGGCCGAGAACCTTTAAACTTATTGATCCCTTGGGCGGTTTAGAGGATCTTAAAGGCAGAATTTTACGTGTCAATAAAAGAGGAAGCTTTATAGATGACCCTACCAGGGCCTTTAGAGCGATTCGTTATAGATATAGATTTGGCCTCAGCTATGATAAATCTACGGAGATTGAATTTGAAAACTTAAATAGAAGCCTTCCTAACATATCCTTTGCCAGGGTCAGAAATGAGATTGCAAGGGTGGTTTGCGAAGAGAAGAGGTTTTTAATGCTTAAAGAAATCGGTGAAAGAGGTATTTTAAAGATCTGGGATGAAAGCTTTAATTGCTTTGATGTTAAACTGCTCGAAGAGCTGGACAGAATATTACCGAGAACAGAAAATAAGTGGTTTTATTTTCTAATACCTTTTGGACTTGAAAATTACTTTAAGAAAAATCCTCTCAATTTTAAGGTTTCCGAAAGGAAAATTTTAGAGCTTCTATTTAAGTCTTTAGATCTCTCTTTATTGTCCCACCCCAGTGGAATTCATTCTGTTTTAAAAGATGCGGAAGCTGATACGGTGAGAGTGTGGGGTTCTTTAAAAGGTGTAAAACAAGACCTTTTAATGGATTATCTTTCGAGGAGAGATTTGCTAAAAAATTCTATTAGATTAAATGTTCTTATAAAGAGATTGGGCAATTTTGAAAGAGCAAAGAAAGCTTACAATTTGTTGGTTCATGCTTTACTCGACGGAGAAATAGAGCCGGGTGAAGAAGAAGAATTTTTAAGGAAGATTTTACCCAATTTGTGATTTAAGCCTTTTTTTAACTTCTTCTACGTCATCGGGAGTATCTACAGGGCAGGGTCTATAGTCAACTTCTACCAGTTTAATCTTTAGCCCATTCTCAAGGGCACGGAGTTGCTCAAGTTTTTCTGCCCTTTCAAGAAAAGACTGGGGCAAAAGAACGAATTTTTTGAGACTTTCTTTGGTAAAACCATAAACACCTATGTGTATTTTAAAAATTTGGTTAACCGTGGCTTCCCGATAGTGGGGTATAAGGCTTCTTGAAAAATATAGGGCATAATCGCTGATATCTGAAACTATTTTTACCCGGTTTACATTTTCTGCTTCTTCTACACTATCTGTTGTGTAGTATGGGGTTGCGATGTCGCAGTTTCCTTCAAAGAGGGCATGGAAAATTTTGTCAAGGACCTCTCCCGTTATTAATGGCTCATCTCCCTGCAGATTTATTACATATTTAACATCCAATTCTCTTATTGCATGGTATACACGGTCGGTTCCCGAGGGTAACTCTGAAGGAGTTAAAATAGCTTCAGCACCAAAAAGCTCCGCCTGCCTTTTAACTTCTTCAGAATCGGTGGCTATTAAAATTTTTTCTGCGATCTTTGATTTTTTCGCACCTTCATAGACCCACTGAATTAATGGTTTCCCATAGATTGGGTATAAAACTTTTCTTGGAAATCTTGTAGATCCAATTCGAGCTGGGATAACTATGATGGAGTTCATATAGAAAATTGGCGGGCGTCCCCGAAGGGGACGCCCGCCAGGAGCTTAATATCCTAAGAAGTATTTGAGGGAGTGGTAAACCCTTATTTGCAGATGGGTTCCATGTCTTGGGGGAAAATCATCTGCAGGGTACCCAGGTGTTTCGGTAAAAAGTTCAAAGTAGT
The sequence above is a segment of the bacterium genome. Coding sequences within it:
- a CDS encoding ribose-phosphate pyrophosphokinase, translating into MTNPGEIKLISGSNSRKLMEAIAGYLKIEPCAHEVTRFKDGEIRVQIKESVRGHDVFIIQSTEPPGDNLLELLLLVDAAKRASAKRITAVMPYFGYARQDRKDQPRVPISAKLVANLIQVAGTSRVLTLDLHADQIQGFFDIPVDNLYATPVFKEYFNNLDPTKDVVVAPDVGATKRARAFARRLGDVPIALIDKRRPEPNKAEVMNIVGDVKGKRCLIVDDIIDTGNTLVEAVKALLNKGAEEVKAVATHALFSDNCVEKLEKSELSEVVVTDSIPKVYQVKSNKIKVLSVAPLIGEAIRRIHDELSVSSLFI
- a CDS encoding 50S ribosomal protein L25, yielding MELEVRIREKTGKETSKKLRKGGWIPAVVYGAHEENLHISVPLKEVHELIKETHGEAKVIKLKGENLEKEVLLKHVDRDPVTGEVIHVDFQIIHKGEEIQIDIPVEIQGSAKGTKVGGILEVLHWHIPVRGEITKIPPHITIDVTNLDIHDSIHVKDLKIEGVKILLNPEETIVTVIPPKRMEEVKAEAAAEEAQPVEGGEEEKEE
- the pth gene encoding aminoacyl-tRNA hydrolase, which encodes MKIFLVGIGNPGRIYTFTRHNIGQLFVDFVAGTFGVNFQPGKGEYLFAKRGELFLFKSLTYMNLSGTAVKDIVDDFGVDVSQELFVCHDDLDMEPFSVKVKYDGGSGGHRGIESCIFHLETVDFYRIKFGIGKPQTLDPKDYVLSQLSEDELNKFKDSFKIALDGILKMLNEGRDKGITFINTYGRRINNG
- the efp gene encoding elongation factor P, with amino-acid sequence MPDLRPGMAIKYEGEIYLVVSYQHIHMGRGGATIRTRLKNLKTGQVKEVSLRESDYYEEVTLERKPAHLSYVEGENYHFLESETFEDVTFTADHLGDAVYYLREGEEVTILYVDGVPVNIELPTFVVLEVVETDPGLRGDTASGGSKPAKLETGLVVQVPLFIKIGDKIKVDTRTGEYLERA
- the accB gene encoding acetyl-CoA carboxylase biotin carboxyl carrier protein is translated as MNLEKLKRLLEFMEEHDLQEMELKGLFYHIKLRKAGETNYIPLEQTNKSEKQTIVSSGSASVQPAEAKKESENNYYQIRSPMVGTFYRSPSPGAEPYVKEGDIVKKGQVLCIIEAMKVMNEIESDVNGRIVKVLVENGKPVEYNQPLFLVDTNV
- the kdsB gene encoding 3-deoxy-manno-octulosonate cytidylyltransferase; amino-acid sequence: MNSIIVIPARIGSTRFPRKVLYPIYGKPLIQWVYEGAKKSKIAEKILIATDSEEVKRQAELFGAEAILTPSELPSGTDRVYHAIRELDVKYVINLQGDEPLITGEVLDKIFHALFEGNCDIATPYYTTDSVEEAENVNRVKIVSDISDYALYFSRSLIPHYREATVNQIFKIHIGVYGFTKESLKKFVLLPQSFLERAEKLEQLRALENGLKIKLVEVDYRPCPVDTPDDVEEVKKRLKSQIG